One genomic region from Pseudochaenichthys georgianus chromosome 15, fPseGeo1.2, whole genome shotgun sequence encodes:
- the mapk8a gene encoding mitogen-activated protein kinase 8 isoform X5, with product MNKNKKEREFYSLDVGDSTFTVLKRYQNLRPIGSGAQGIVCSAYDQNLERNVAIKKLSRPFQNQTHAKRAYRELVLMKYVNHKNIIHLLNVFSPQKTLEDFADVYLVMELMDANLCQVIQMELDHERLSYLLYQTLCGIKHLHAAGIIHRDLKPSNIVVKSDCTLKILDFGLARTAATGLLMTPYVVTRYYRAPEVILGMGYQANVDVWSVGCIVAEMIKGCVLFPGTDHIDQWNKVIEQLGTPSQDFLMKLNQSVRTYVENRPRYAGYTFEKLFPDVLFPADSDHNKLKASQARDLLSKMLVIDASKRISVDEALQHPYINVWYDPAEVEAPIPKILDKQLDEREHTVEEWKVLIYKEVSEWEEHKRNGVIRGQPPPLGAAVIDSPPQPTSSSSSANDVSSMSTEPTDPSSDPTITSETDSSLDSHTSLGALACCR from the exons ATGAACAAAaacaagaaagaaagagagttcTACAGCCTAGATGTTGGGGACTCAACGTTTACAGTACTCAAGCGATACCAGAACCTGAGACCCATCGGCTCAGGAGCTCAGGGAATCGTCTG CTCTGCCTATGACCAAAACCTGGAACGAAATGTTGCCATCAAGAAGCTGAGTCGGCCGTTTCAAAATCAAACCCATGCCAAGAGGGCGTACAGAGAGCTAGTCCTAATGAAATATGTCAATCACAAAAAT ATCATCcacctattaaatgtattttcacCACAAAAAACATTAGAAGATTTCGCAGATGT ATACTTGGTGATGGAGCTGATGGATGCTAACCTGTGCCAGGTCATTCAGATGGAACTGGACCATGAGAGGCTGTCCTATCTGCTCTATCAGACATTGTGTGGCATCAAACACCTGCATGCCGCCGGAATCATTCACAGG GACCTGAAGCCCAGCAACATAGTTGTCAAGTCAGATTGTACACTGAAGATTTTGGACTTTGGCTTGGCTCGGACAGCTGCCACGGGCCTCTTGATGACACCGTATGTGGTTACACGCTACTACAGAGCCCCAGAGGTTATCCTGGGCATGGGCTACCAAGCAAATG tggatgtatgGTCAGTGGGCTGCATAGTGGCCGAGATGATCAAGGGGTGCGTGTTGTTCCCCGGCACTGATC ACATCGACCAGTGGAACAAGGTAATTGAGCAGCTAGGCACTCCATCTCAGGATTTTCTAATGAAGCTGAACCAGTCAGTAAGAACGTACGTAGAAAACAGGCCACGCTATGCTGGGTACACCTTTGAGAAACTCTTCCCAGATGTGCTCTTCCCTGCCGACTCTGATCACAACAAACTCAAAG CGAGCCAAGCCAGAGATCTTTTATCCAAGATGTTGGTGATCGATGCCTCCAAGCGCATCTCCGTAGATGAGGCCCTGCAGCACCCCTACATTAACGTTTGGTACGACCCAGCCGAAGTGGAAGCG cCCATTCCAAAGATCCTAGATAAGCAGCTGGATGAGAGGGAGCATACCGTGGAGGAGTGGAAAG TGCTAATTTATAAGGAAGTGAGTGAGTGGGAGGAGCATAAAAGAAATGGTGTGATAAGAGGCCAGCCTCCTCCTCTAG GTGCAGCAGTGATTGACAGCCCCCCTCAACCCACGTCATCCTCCTCTTCGGCCAACGATGTCTCGTCCATGTCCACAGAGCCCACTGACCCTAGCAGTGACCCCACCATCACCTCTGAAACAGACAGCAGTTTAGACAGCCACACCTCTCTGGGTGCGCTGGCCTGCTGCAGATAA
- the mapk8a gene encoding mitogen-activated protein kinase 8 isoform X4 — protein sequence MIITLRALLEQGRTFLDAQREIIEDLAMNKNKKEREFYSLDVGDSTFTVLKRYQNLRPIGSGAQGIVCSAYDQNLERNVAIKKLSRPFQNQTHAKRAYRELVLMKYVNHKNIIHLLNVFSPQKTLEDFADVYLVMELMDANLCQVIQMELDHERLSYLLYQTLCGIKHLHAAGIIHRDLKPSNIVVKSDCTLKILDFGLARTAATGLLMTPYVVTRYYRAPEVILGMGYQANDIDQWNKVIEQLGTPSQDFLMKLNQSVRTYVENRPRYAGYTFEKLFPDVLFPADSDHNKLKASQARDLLSKMLVIDASKRISVDEALQHPYINVWYDPAEVEAPIPKILDKQLDEREHTVEEWKVLIYKEVSEWEEHKRNGVIRGQPPPLGAAVIDSPPQPTSSSSSANDVSSMSTEPTDPSSDPTITSETDSSLDSHTSLGALACCR from the exons ATGATCATAACACTGCGGGCTCTCCTCGAACAAGGG AGGACATTTTTGGATGCACAGAGAGAAATAATAGAAGACCTCGCCATGAACAAAaacaagaaagaaagagagttcTACAGCCTAGATGTTGGGGACTCAACGTTTACAGTACTCAAGCGATACCAGAACCTGAGACCCATCGGCTCAGGAGCTCAGGGAATCGTCTG CTCTGCCTATGACCAAAACCTGGAACGAAATGTTGCCATCAAGAAGCTGAGTCGGCCGTTTCAAAATCAAACCCATGCCAAGAGGGCGTACAGAGAGCTAGTCCTAATGAAATATGTCAATCACAAAAAT ATCATCcacctattaaatgtattttcacCACAAAAAACATTAGAAGATTTCGCAGATGT ATACTTGGTGATGGAGCTGATGGATGCTAACCTGTGCCAGGTCATTCAGATGGAACTGGACCATGAGAGGCTGTCCTATCTGCTCTATCAGACATTGTGTGGCATCAAACACCTGCATGCCGCCGGAATCATTCACAGG GACCTGAAGCCCAGCAACATAGTTGTCAAGTCAGATTGTACACTGAAGATTTTGGACTTTGGCTTGGCTCGGACAGCTGCCACGGGCCTCTTGATGACACCGTATGTGGTTACACGCTACTACAGAGCCCCAGAGGTTATCCTGGGCATGGGCTACCAAGCAAATG ACATCGACCAGTGGAACAAGGTAATTGAGCAGCTAGGCACTCCATCTCAGGATTTTCTAATGAAGCTGAACCAGTCAGTAAGAACGTACGTAGAAAACAGGCCACGCTATGCTGGGTACACCTTTGAGAAACTCTTCCCAGATGTGCTCTTCCCTGCCGACTCTGATCACAACAAACTCAAAG CGAGCCAAGCCAGAGATCTTTTATCCAAGATGTTGGTGATCGATGCCTCCAAGCGCATCTCCGTAGATGAGGCCCTGCAGCACCCCTACATTAACGTTTGGTACGACCCAGCCGAAGTGGAAGCG cCCATTCCAAAGATCCTAGATAAGCAGCTGGATGAGAGGGAGCATACCGTGGAGGAGTGGAAAG TGCTAATTTATAAGGAAGTGAGTGAGTGGGAGGAGCATAAAAGAAATGGTGTGATAAGAGGCCAGCCTCCTCCTCTAG GTGCAGCAGTGATTGACAGCCCCCCTCAACCCACGTCATCCTCCTCTTCGGCCAACGATGTCTCGTCCATGTCCACAGAGCCCACTGACCCTAGCAGTGACCCCACCATCACCTCTGAAACAGACAGCAGTTTAGACAGCCACACCTCTCTGGGTGCGCTGGCCTGCTGCAGATAA
- the mapk8a gene encoding mitogen-activated protein kinase 8 isoform X2 — translation MIITLRALLEQGRTFLDAQREIIEDLAMNKNKKEREFYSLDVGDSTFTVLKRYQNLRPIGSGAQGIVCSAYDQNLERNVAIKKLSRPFQNQTHAKRAYRELVLMKYVNHKNIIHLLNVFSPQKTLEDFADVYLVMELMDANLCQVIQMELDHERLSYLLYQTLCGIKHLHAAGIIHRDLKPSNIVVKSDCTLKILDFGLARTAATGLLMTPYVVTRYYRAPEVILGMGYQANVDIWSVGCILAEMVRHKILFPGRDYIDQWNKVIEQLGTPSQDFLMKLNQSVRTYVENRPRYAGYTFEKLFPDVLFPADSDHNKLKASQARDLLSKMLVIDASKRISVDEALQHPYINVWYDPAEVEAPIPKILDKQLDEREHTVEEWKVLIYKEVSEWEEHKRNGVIRGQPPPLGAAVIDSPPQPTSSSSSANDVSSMSTEPTDPSSDPTITSETDSSLDSHTSLGALACCR, via the exons ATGATCATAACACTGCGGGCTCTCCTCGAACAAGGG AGGACATTTTTGGATGCACAGAGAGAAATAATAGAAGACCTCGCCATGAACAAAaacaagaaagaaagagagttcTACAGCCTAGATGTTGGGGACTCAACGTTTACAGTACTCAAGCGATACCAGAACCTGAGACCCATCGGCTCAGGAGCTCAGGGAATCGTCTG CTCTGCCTATGACCAAAACCTGGAACGAAATGTTGCCATCAAGAAGCTGAGTCGGCCGTTTCAAAATCAAACCCATGCCAAGAGGGCGTACAGAGAGCTAGTCCTAATGAAATATGTCAATCACAAAAAT ATCATCcacctattaaatgtattttcacCACAAAAAACATTAGAAGATTTCGCAGATGT ATACTTGGTGATGGAGCTGATGGATGCTAACCTGTGCCAGGTCATTCAGATGGAACTGGACCATGAGAGGCTGTCCTATCTGCTCTATCAGACATTGTGTGGCATCAAACACCTGCATGCCGCCGGAATCATTCACAGG GACCTGAAGCCCAGCAACATAGTTGTCAAGTCAGATTGTACACTGAAGATTTTGGACTTTGGCTTGGCTCGGACAGCTGCCACGGGCCTCTTGATGACACCGTATGTGGTTACACGCTACTACAGAGCCCCAGAGGTTATCCTGGGCATGGGCTACCAAGCAAATG TGGACATATGGTCTGTGGGCTGCATACTGGCGGAAATGGTTCGCCATAAAATCCTCTTCCCGGGAAGGGACT ACATCGACCAGTGGAACAAGGTAATTGAGCAGCTAGGCACTCCATCTCAGGATTTTCTAATGAAGCTGAACCAGTCAGTAAGAACGTACGTAGAAAACAGGCCACGCTATGCTGGGTACACCTTTGAGAAACTCTTCCCAGATGTGCTCTTCCCTGCCGACTCTGATCACAACAAACTCAAAG CGAGCCAAGCCAGAGATCTTTTATCCAAGATGTTGGTGATCGATGCCTCCAAGCGCATCTCCGTAGATGAGGCCCTGCAGCACCCCTACATTAACGTTTGGTACGACCCAGCCGAAGTGGAAGCG cCCATTCCAAAGATCCTAGATAAGCAGCTGGATGAGAGGGAGCATACCGTGGAGGAGTGGAAAG TGCTAATTTATAAGGAAGTGAGTGAGTGGGAGGAGCATAAAAGAAATGGTGTGATAAGAGGCCAGCCTCCTCCTCTAG GTGCAGCAGTGATTGACAGCCCCCCTCAACCCACGTCATCCTCCTCTTCGGCCAACGATGTCTCGTCCATGTCCACAGAGCCCACTGACCCTAGCAGTGACCCCACCATCACCTCTGAAACAGACAGCAGTTTAGACAGCCACACCTCTCTGGGTGCGCTGGCCTGCTGCAGATAA
- the mapk8a gene encoding mitogen-activated protein kinase 8 isoform X1: protein MIITLRALLEQGRTFLDAQREIIEDLAMNKNKKEREFYSLDVGDSTFTVLKRYQNLRPIGSGAQGIVCSAYDQNLERNVAIKKLSRPFQNQTHAKRAYRELVLMKYVNHKNIIHLLNVFSPQKTLEDFADVYLVMELMDANLCQVIQMELDHERLSYLLYQTLCGIKHLHAAGIIHRDLKPSNIVVKSDCTLKILDFGLARTAATGLLMTPYVVTRYYRAPEVILGMGYQANVDVWSVGCIVAEMIKGCVLFPGTDHIDQWNKVIEQLGTPSQDFLMKLNQSVRTYVENRPRYAGYTFEKLFPDVLFPADSDHNKLKASQARDLLSKMLVIDASKRISVDEALQHPYINVWYDPAEVEAPIPKILDKQLDEREHTVEEWKVLIYKEVSEWEEHKRNGVIRGQPPPLGAAVIDSPPQPTSSSSSANDVSSMSTEPTDPSSDPTITSETDSSLDSHTSLGALACCR, encoded by the exons ATGATCATAACACTGCGGGCTCTCCTCGAACAAGGG AGGACATTTTTGGATGCACAGAGAGAAATAATAGAAGACCTCGCCATGAACAAAaacaagaaagaaagagagttcTACAGCCTAGATGTTGGGGACTCAACGTTTACAGTACTCAAGCGATACCAGAACCTGAGACCCATCGGCTCAGGAGCTCAGGGAATCGTCTG CTCTGCCTATGACCAAAACCTGGAACGAAATGTTGCCATCAAGAAGCTGAGTCGGCCGTTTCAAAATCAAACCCATGCCAAGAGGGCGTACAGAGAGCTAGTCCTAATGAAATATGTCAATCACAAAAAT ATCATCcacctattaaatgtattttcacCACAAAAAACATTAGAAGATTTCGCAGATGT ATACTTGGTGATGGAGCTGATGGATGCTAACCTGTGCCAGGTCATTCAGATGGAACTGGACCATGAGAGGCTGTCCTATCTGCTCTATCAGACATTGTGTGGCATCAAACACCTGCATGCCGCCGGAATCATTCACAGG GACCTGAAGCCCAGCAACATAGTTGTCAAGTCAGATTGTACACTGAAGATTTTGGACTTTGGCTTGGCTCGGACAGCTGCCACGGGCCTCTTGATGACACCGTATGTGGTTACACGCTACTACAGAGCCCCAGAGGTTATCCTGGGCATGGGCTACCAAGCAAATG tggatgtatgGTCAGTGGGCTGCATAGTGGCCGAGATGATCAAGGGGTGCGTGTTGTTCCCCGGCACTGATC ACATCGACCAGTGGAACAAGGTAATTGAGCAGCTAGGCACTCCATCTCAGGATTTTCTAATGAAGCTGAACCAGTCAGTAAGAACGTACGTAGAAAACAGGCCACGCTATGCTGGGTACACCTTTGAGAAACTCTTCCCAGATGTGCTCTTCCCTGCCGACTCTGATCACAACAAACTCAAAG CGAGCCAAGCCAGAGATCTTTTATCCAAGATGTTGGTGATCGATGCCTCCAAGCGCATCTCCGTAGATGAGGCCCTGCAGCACCCCTACATTAACGTTTGGTACGACCCAGCCGAAGTGGAAGCG cCCATTCCAAAGATCCTAGATAAGCAGCTGGATGAGAGGGAGCATACCGTGGAGGAGTGGAAAG TGCTAATTTATAAGGAAGTGAGTGAGTGGGAGGAGCATAAAAGAAATGGTGTGATAAGAGGCCAGCCTCCTCCTCTAG GTGCAGCAGTGATTGACAGCCCCCCTCAACCCACGTCATCCTCCTCTTCGGCCAACGATGTCTCGTCCATGTCCACAGAGCCCACTGACCCTAGCAGTGACCCCACCATCACCTCTGAAACAGACAGCAGTTTAGACAGCCACACCTCTCTGGGTGCGCTGGCCTGCTGCAGATAA
- the mapk8a gene encoding mitogen-activated protein kinase 8 isoform X3 codes for MTERTFLDAQREIIEDLAMNKNKKEREFYSLDVGDSTFTVLKRYQNLRPIGSGAQGIVCSAYDQNLERNVAIKKLSRPFQNQTHAKRAYRELVLMKYVNHKNIIHLLNVFSPQKTLEDFADVYLVMELMDANLCQVIQMELDHERLSYLLYQTLCGIKHLHAAGIIHRDLKPSNIVVKSDCTLKILDFGLARTAATGLLMTPYVVTRYYRAPEVILGMGYQANVDVWSVGCIVAEMIKGCVLFPGTDHIDQWNKVIEQLGTPSQDFLMKLNQSVRTYVENRPRYAGYTFEKLFPDVLFPADSDHNKLKASQARDLLSKMLVIDASKRISVDEALQHPYINVWYDPAEVEAPIPKILDKQLDEREHTVEEWKVLIYKEVSEWEEHKRNGVIRGQPPPLGAAVIDSPPQPTSSSSSANDVSSMSTEPTDPSSDPTITSETDSSLDSHTSLGALACCR; via the exons ATGACAGAG AGGACATTTTTGGATGCACAGAGAGAAATAATAGAAGACCTCGCCATGAACAAAaacaagaaagaaagagagttcTACAGCCTAGATGTTGGGGACTCAACGTTTACAGTACTCAAGCGATACCAGAACCTGAGACCCATCGGCTCAGGAGCTCAGGGAATCGTCTG CTCTGCCTATGACCAAAACCTGGAACGAAATGTTGCCATCAAGAAGCTGAGTCGGCCGTTTCAAAATCAAACCCATGCCAAGAGGGCGTACAGAGAGCTAGTCCTAATGAAATATGTCAATCACAAAAAT ATCATCcacctattaaatgtattttcacCACAAAAAACATTAGAAGATTTCGCAGATGT ATACTTGGTGATGGAGCTGATGGATGCTAACCTGTGCCAGGTCATTCAGATGGAACTGGACCATGAGAGGCTGTCCTATCTGCTCTATCAGACATTGTGTGGCATCAAACACCTGCATGCCGCCGGAATCATTCACAGG GACCTGAAGCCCAGCAACATAGTTGTCAAGTCAGATTGTACACTGAAGATTTTGGACTTTGGCTTGGCTCGGACAGCTGCCACGGGCCTCTTGATGACACCGTATGTGGTTACACGCTACTACAGAGCCCCAGAGGTTATCCTGGGCATGGGCTACCAAGCAAATG tggatgtatgGTCAGTGGGCTGCATAGTGGCCGAGATGATCAAGGGGTGCGTGTTGTTCCCCGGCACTGATC ACATCGACCAGTGGAACAAGGTAATTGAGCAGCTAGGCACTCCATCTCAGGATTTTCTAATGAAGCTGAACCAGTCAGTAAGAACGTACGTAGAAAACAGGCCACGCTATGCTGGGTACACCTTTGAGAAACTCTTCCCAGATGTGCTCTTCCCTGCCGACTCTGATCACAACAAACTCAAAG CGAGCCAAGCCAGAGATCTTTTATCCAAGATGTTGGTGATCGATGCCTCCAAGCGCATCTCCGTAGATGAGGCCCTGCAGCACCCCTACATTAACGTTTGGTACGACCCAGCCGAAGTGGAAGCG cCCATTCCAAAGATCCTAGATAAGCAGCTGGATGAGAGGGAGCATACCGTGGAGGAGTGGAAAG TGCTAATTTATAAGGAAGTGAGTGAGTGGGAGGAGCATAAAAGAAATGGTGTGATAAGAGGCCAGCCTCCTCCTCTAG GTGCAGCAGTGATTGACAGCCCCCCTCAACCCACGTCATCCTCCTCTTCGGCCAACGATGTCTCGTCCATGTCCACAGAGCCCACTGACCCTAGCAGTGACCCCACCATCACCTCTGAAACAGACAGCAGTTTAGACAGCCACACCTCTCTGGGTGCGCTGGCCTGCTGCAGATAA
- the mapk8a gene encoding mitogen-activated protein kinase 8 isoform X6, giving the protein MIITLRALLEQGRTFLDAQREIIEDLAMNKNKKEREFYSLDVGDSTFTVLKRYQNLRPIGSGAQGIVCSAYDQNLERNVAIKKLSRPFQNQTHAKRAYRELVLMKYVNHKNIIHLLNVFSPQKTLEDFADVYLVMELMDANLCQVIQMELDHERLSYLLYQTLCGIKHLHAAGIIHRDLKPSNIVVKSDCTLKILDFGLARTAATGLLMTPYVVTRYYRAPEVILGMGYQANVDVWSVGCIVAEMIKGCVLFPGTDHIDQWNKVIEQLGTPSQDFLMKLNQSVRTYVENRPRYAGYTFEKLFPDVLFPADSDHNKLKASQARDLLSKMLVIDASKRISVDEALQHPYINVWYDPAEVEAPIPKILDKQLDEREHTVEEWKVLIYKEVSEWEEHKRNGVIRGQPPPLAQVQQ; this is encoded by the exons ATGATCATAACACTGCGGGCTCTCCTCGAACAAGGG AGGACATTTTTGGATGCACAGAGAGAAATAATAGAAGACCTCGCCATGAACAAAaacaagaaagaaagagagttcTACAGCCTAGATGTTGGGGACTCAACGTTTACAGTACTCAAGCGATACCAGAACCTGAGACCCATCGGCTCAGGAGCTCAGGGAATCGTCTG CTCTGCCTATGACCAAAACCTGGAACGAAATGTTGCCATCAAGAAGCTGAGTCGGCCGTTTCAAAATCAAACCCATGCCAAGAGGGCGTACAGAGAGCTAGTCCTAATGAAATATGTCAATCACAAAAAT ATCATCcacctattaaatgtattttcacCACAAAAAACATTAGAAGATTTCGCAGATGT ATACTTGGTGATGGAGCTGATGGATGCTAACCTGTGCCAGGTCATTCAGATGGAACTGGACCATGAGAGGCTGTCCTATCTGCTCTATCAGACATTGTGTGGCATCAAACACCTGCATGCCGCCGGAATCATTCACAGG GACCTGAAGCCCAGCAACATAGTTGTCAAGTCAGATTGTACACTGAAGATTTTGGACTTTGGCTTGGCTCGGACAGCTGCCACGGGCCTCTTGATGACACCGTATGTGGTTACACGCTACTACAGAGCCCCAGAGGTTATCCTGGGCATGGGCTACCAAGCAAATG tggatgtatgGTCAGTGGGCTGCATAGTGGCCGAGATGATCAAGGGGTGCGTGTTGTTCCCCGGCACTGATC ACATCGACCAGTGGAACAAGGTAATTGAGCAGCTAGGCACTCCATCTCAGGATTTTCTAATGAAGCTGAACCAGTCAGTAAGAACGTACGTAGAAAACAGGCCACGCTATGCTGGGTACACCTTTGAGAAACTCTTCCCAGATGTGCTCTTCCCTGCCGACTCTGATCACAACAAACTCAAAG CGAGCCAAGCCAGAGATCTTTTATCCAAGATGTTGGTGATCGATGCCTCCAAGCGCATCTCCGTAGATGAGGCCCTGCAGCACCCCTACATTAACGTTTGGTACGACCCAGCCGAAGTGGAAGCG cCCATTCCAAAGATCCTAGATAAGCAGCTGGATGAGAGGGAGCATACCGTGGAGGAGTGGAAAG TGCTAATTTATAAGGAAGTGAGTGAGTGGGAGGAGCATAAAAGAAATGGTGTGATAAGAGGCCAGCCTCCTCCTCTAG CACAGGTGCAGCAGTGA